One part of the Archangium lipolyticum genome encodes these proteins:
- a CDS encoding cytochrome B6 produces the protein MKHLRRLIPATPVIVTALWVAGCAALAQDTGKPRNKQPASGSDILKSEPSNTSEARPNASGKPLPNRDEVTRKQRQYLEQRYDLSGRTHPTLRMSGGRKAVPVGPTARLPQGVTWDALGQMSPEEMRQKKLFPYTPLWHPIQEVGGMVFPPVQTKVVDGLERVDVAFDLPDAYLPEFPPALFITTRPDLGDVSKGQLITLQNFETLFQDVLTPFQMEGMRLLLQKTTAQRHNLTLDRSTARPVEGVSCLDCHVNGHTTGQFHLTPDVRPQNERFRLDTTSLRGLFAQTRFGSKRTLRSLEQFAQTEENSAYFDGDIALAERKGARHFTDREQMAMGHIQNIIDFPPAPKLTVNGRLDRTQATEAELRGEAVFDKHCASCHPAPFYTDNLAHDLRAERFYNHVGSTPTGARGRAEGPIKTFTLRGIKDSPPYLHDGRLLTLEDTVEFFNIVLQSRMTQKEKADLVEFLRVL, from the coding sequence GTGAAACACCTCAGACGCCTCATCCCCGCCACTCCCGTTATCGTCACGGCCCTCTGGGTCGCTGGCTGTGCCGCCCTGGCCCAGGACACGGGCAAGCCCAGGAACAAGCAGCCCGCCAGTGGCTCGGACATCCTCAAGTCCGAGCCCTCCAACACCTCCGAGGCCCGCCCGAACGCCAGCGGCAAGCCGCTCCCGAACCGGGACGAGGTGACACGCAAGCAGCGCCAGTACCTCGAGCAGCGCTATGACCTCTCCGGCCGCACGCACCCCACCCTCCGCATGTCCGGTGGCCGCAAGGCCGTCCCGGTGGGCCCCACGGCGCGTCTGCCCCAGGGGGTGACGTGGGACGCGCTCGGCCAGATGTCGCCGGAGGAGATGCGCCAGAAGAAGCTCTTCCCGTACACGCCCCTGTGGCACCCGATACAAGAGGTGGGCGGCATGGTGTTCCCGCCCGTGCAGACGAAGGTCGTGGACGGCCTGGAGCGCGTGGACGTGGCCTTCGATCTGCCGGACGCCTACCTGCCGGAGTTCCCCCCCGCCCTCTTCATCACCACCCGTCCCGACCTGGGGGATGTGAGCAAGGGACAGCTCATCACGCTGCAGAACTTCGAGACGCTCTTCCAGGACGTGCTCACGCCCTTCCAGATGGAGGGCATGCGGCTGCTGCTGCAGAAGACGACGGCCCAGCGCCACAACCTCACCCTGGACCGCTCCACGGCGCGCCCGGTGGAGGGTGTCTCCTGCCTGGATTGCCACGTGAACGGCCACACCACCGGCCAGTTCCATCTCACCCCGGACGTGCGGCCCCAGAACGAGCGCTTCCGCCTGGATACCACCTCGCTGCGAGGCCTCTTCGCCCAGACGCGCTTCGGCTCCAAGCGCACCCTGCGCTCGCTCGAGCAGTTCGCCCAGACGGAGGAGAACTCCGCCTACTTCGACGGCGACATCGCCCTGGCCGAGCGCAAGGGCGCGCGCCACTTCACCGACCGCGAGCAGATGGCGATGGGCCACATCCAGAACATCATCGACTTCCCGCCCGCGCCCAAGCTCACCGTCAACGGGCGGCTGGACCGAACCCAGGCCACCGAAGCCGAGCTGCGCGGCGAGGCCGTCTTCGACAAGCACTGCGCCAGCTGCCACCCGGCGCCGTTCTACACGGACAACCTCGCCCATGACCTGCGGGCCGAGCGCTTCTACAACCACGTGGGCTCCACGCCCACGGGCGCCAGGGGCCGCGCCGAGGGTCCCATCAAGACGTTCACCCTGCGCGGCATCAAGGACTCGCCGCCCTATCTGCACGACGGGCGCCTGCTCACGCTGGAGGACACGGTGGAGTTCTTCAACATCGTGCTCCAGTCGCGCATGACGCAGAAGGAGAAGGCCGACCTCGTCGAGTTCCTGCGCGTGTTGTAG
- a CDS encoding helix-turn-helix domain-containing protein — MSDEELAGWLARNIKALREARGATQAQLAKLAGVPRATWANLESGSSNPTLAVLRRVASALQVSLEELVARPRASVRHYPLKSLPVRARGPGFVRKLLPDPLPGMEFDRMELPPGARITGVPHTPGTREYLVCESGQLALVASGERFLLDTGDVVVFRGDQKHSYENTGSKVAVGYSVVLLAPPLH; from the coding sequence ATGAGCGACGAGGAACTGGCGGGCTGGCTGGCACGCAACATCAAGGCACTGCGAGAGGCCAGGGGAGCGACCCAGGCGCAGCTCGCGAAGCTGGCGGGGGTGCCCCGGGCGACATGGGCGAATCTCGAGTCGGGGTCGAGCAACCCGACGCTGGCCGTGCTGCGCCGGGTGGCCTCGGCGCTTCAGGTCTCGCTCGAGGAGCTGGTGGCCAGGCCCCGGGCAAGCGTCCGGCACTACCCCCTCAAGAGCCTGCCCGTGCGAGCGCGGGGTCCGGGCTTCGTGCGCAAGCTGCTGCCGGATCCACTGCCGGGCATGGAGTTCGACCGGATGGAGCTACCACCGGGAGCTCGAATCACCGGCGTGCCACACACTCCGGGTACTCGCGAATACCTGGTGTGCGAGTCGGGCCAGCTGGCGCTGGTGGCGAGCGGCGAGCGCTTCCTGTTGGACACGGGAGACGTGGTGGTATTCCGAGGGGACCAGAAACACTCGTACGAAAATACGGGGTCGAAGGTGGCGGTGGGCTACTCGGTGGTGCTCCTCGCGCCCCCGCTGCACTGA
- a CDS encoding SDR family NAD(P)-dependent oxidoreductase, whose amino-acid sequence MKLEGKAVLITGASRGLGEALMEALARKGARVVGVSRNAGEMEAVVSRLRARGYEAHALAADMGDKEAIHPLAGAAAALVGPIDVLIHNASTLGPTPLPLLLDTACEDLGRVLDVNLVGPFRLTKAIAGPMVLRGEGVVVHLTSDAAVAAYPRWGAYGVSKAALEHLGRIWAAELEGTGVRFLNVDPGEMDTRMHRDAIPEADPSTLARPEDVATRIVALIESAHVHPSGARLEAARVQVSPSEAA is encoded by the coding sequence ATGAAGCTCGAGGGAAAGGCAGTGCTGATCACCGGAGCGAGCAGGGGTCTCGGTGAGGCCTTGATGGAGGCCCTGGCCCGGAAGGGTGCCCGGGTGGTGGGGGTCTCGCGCAACGCGGGCGAGATGGAGGCCGTGGTCTCCCGGCTGCGCGCCCGGGGATACGAGGCCCACGCGCTCGCCGCCGACATGGGTGACAAGGAGGCCATCCATCCCCTGGCGGGGGCCGCCGCCGCGCTGGTGGGACCCATCGACGTCCTCATCCACAACGCGAGCACGCTCGGCCCCACGCCGCTGCCGCTGCTGCTGGATACCGCGTGCGAGGACCTCGGACGCGTGCTGGACGTCAACCTCGTGGGCCCCTTCCGCCTCACGAAGGCGATCGCGGGGCCCATGGTGCTGCGCGGTGAGGGCGTGGTGGTGCACCTCACCTCGGATGCCGCCGTCGCCGCCTACCCCCGCTGGGGCGCCTATGGCGTGTCCAAGGCCGCCCTGGAGCACCTCGGGCGCATCTGGGCCGCCGAGCTCGAGGGCACGGGCGTGCGCTTCCTCAACGTGGACCCCGGCGAGATGGACACCCGCATGCACCGCGATGCCATCCCCGAGGCCGATCCCTCCACGCTCGCCCGTCCCGAGGACGTGGCCACCCGCATCGTGGCCCTCATCGAGTCCGCCCATGTCCACCCGTCCGGCGCTCGGCTGGAGGCCGCTCGCGTGCAGGTGTCACCGTCGGAGGCCGCATGA
- a CDS encoding S-adenosylmethionine:tRNA ribosyltransferase-isomerase → MNAARWPREHPDSGRLLHVAPRSGRLDDVWMTDLPRLLSPGDLLVLNDAATLPAALQGRTESGAPIELRLVSREEEGTWTAVLFGQGDWRTRTEDRPPPPPVAQGARLVFGELGARVVEVLPPSPRFLRVAFEAQGAALWSALYRAGRPVQYAHVERPLALWHIQTAYAARPWAVETPSAGLPLTWSLLLDVKRRGVRLASLTHAAGLSSTGDAALDAALPRPERFDVPASTVEAIHETRASGGRVVAVGTTVVRALEGRAAQGGGRLEPGEGVTDLLLGPGFVPRVVDGLLSGMHEPGTSHFTLLQAFAPLELLRAATVLAESRGYLGHEFGDSCLIL, encoded by the coding sequence ATGAACGCCGCCCGTTGGCCTCGTGAACACCCGGACTCGGGGCGCCTGCTCCACGTGGCCCCCCGCTCCGGCCGTCTCGATGACGTCTGGATGACGGACCTTCCCCGGCTGCTAAGTCCGGGGGACCTGCTCGTCCTCAACGACGCCGCCACGCTCCCCGCGGCCTTGCAGGGCCGCACGGAGTCGGGTGCCCCCATCGAGCTTCGCCTCGTGTCCCGCGAGGAGGAGGGGACGTGGACCGCCGTCCTCTTCGGCCAGGGGGACTGGCGCACCCGCACCGAGGATCGGCCACCGCCTCCACCCGTGGCCCAGGGGGCGCGGCTCGTCTTCGGCGAGCTGGGGGCGCGTGTGGTGGAGGTGCTGCCTCCCTCTCCCCGGTTCCTGCGCGTGGCGTTCGAGGCCCAGGGGGCGGCGCTGTGGTCCGCGCTCTACCGCGCCGGGCGGCCCGTGCAGTACGCCCACGTGGAGCGCCCGCTCGCGCTCTGGCACATCCAGACGGCCTACGCCGCGCGCCCCTGGGCCGTGGAGACACCCTCCGCGGGGTTGCCGCTCACCTGGTCGCTGCTGCTGGACGTGAAGCGCCGGGGCGTCCGGCTGGCCTCGCTCACCCATGCCGCGGGGCTGTCCTCCACCGGAGATGCGGCGCTGGATGCCGCGCTTCCCCGTCCCGAGCGCTTCGACGTGCCCGCCTCCACCGTCGAGGCCATTCACGAGACACGGGCCTCGGGTGGGCGCGTGGTGGCCGTGGGCACCACCGTGGTCCGCGCACTGGAGGGGCGCGCCGCGCAGGGCGGGGGCCGCTTGGAGCCGGGGGAGGGCGTGACGGACCTCCTGCTGGGGCCCGGTTTCGTCCCCCGGGTGGTGGACGGGCTGCTCTCCGGGATGCACGAGCCCGGCACCAGCCACTTCACCCTGCTCCAGGCGTTCGCGCCGTTGGAGTTGCTGCGCGCCGCCACGGTGCTCGCGGAGTCACGAGGCTACCTGGGGCACGAGTTCGGGGACTCGTGCCTCATCCTGTAA